One Thermodesulfobium sp. 4217-1 DNA window includes the following coding sequences:
- a CDS encoding 4Fe-4S dicluster domain-containing protein, with product MAKVVIDQERCKGCGLCVAACNFGNLRIGENFNSKSYKVSEFVGEDCKGCGFCYMVCPDTAITVYRDEKVEVEK from the coding sequence ATGGCAAAGGTAGTAATTGATCAAGAAAGATGCAAAGGCTGTGGCCTATGCGTAGCAGCGTGCAATTTTGGAAACCTAAGGATTGGAGAAAATTTCAATTCAAAAAGCTACAAAGTTAGTGAGTTTGTAGGAGAAGATTGTAAAGGCTGTGGGTTTTGCTATATGGTTTGCCCCGATACTGCAATAACAGTTTATAGAGACGAAAAAGTAGAAGTAGAAAAATAA